The Agromyces atrinae genome window below encodes:
- a CDS encoding ABC transporter permease, whose protein sequence is MTDPKATEAHEEAVAEEIEAVAVPGQTQQAAVAARSPLQLVWARLRRDPTAMISAAVILLVIIAALAAPLVASLIGHGPNEQFRDDGLTEFGTPVGPNSQFLLGTDNLGRDVLVRLVYGAQISLIVAFAATLGALGIGTLVGLVAGFMRGWVDTVLTWLMDTTLSLPQLLFAISLVALVGPSLGTTVIVIVLFSWAPIARVVRGQVLSLREREFVEAARSLGASNWRIMRVDVLPNLLVPILVYGTLLIPQAIVFEATLSFLGLGVLPPTATWGNMLSVASTGSLYTIAPWLVIFPSAALLAVTLAFNLLGDSIRDALDPRQTLFAGRRRLARNRAAKRAARRKASA, encoded by the coding sequence ATGACCGATCCGAAGGCCACCGAGGCCCACGAGGAGGCGGTGGCCGAAGAGATCGAGGCCGTCGCCGTCCCGGGCCAGACCCAGCAGGCCGCCGTCGCGGCGCGCAGCCCGCTGCAGCTCGTCTGGGCGAGGCTCCGCCGCGATCCCACCGCGATGATCTCCGCCGCCGTCATCCTGCTCGTCATCATCGCCGCCCTCGCGGCGCCGCTCGTCGCCTCGCTCATCGGGCACGGGCCCAACGAGCAGTTCCGTGACGACGGCCTCACCGAGTTCGGAACGCCCGTCGGGCCGAACTCGCAGTTCCTGCTCGGAACCGACAACCTGGGCCGCGACGTGCTCGTGCGGCTCGTCTACGGCGCGCAGATCAGCCTCATCGTCGCGTTCGCCGCGACCCTCGGCGCCCTCGGCATCGGAACGCTCGTCGGACTCGTCGCGGGCTTCATGCGCGGCTGGGTCGACACAGTGCTCACGTGGCTCATGGACACGACGCTGAGCCTGCCGCAGCTGCTCTTCGCGATCTCGCTCGTCGCCCTCGTCGGGCCGTCGCTCGGCACGACGGTCATCGTCATCGTGCTCTTCTCGTGGGCGCCCATCGCCCGCGTCGTCCGCGGTCAGGTGCTCTCGCTCCGCGAACGCGAGTTCGTCGAGGCCGCCCGGTCGCTCGGCGCCTCGAACTGGCGCATCATGCGCGTCGACGTGCTGCCGAACCTCCTCGTGCCGATCCTCGTCTACGGCACGCTGCTCATCCCGCAGGCGATCGTCTTCGAGGCGACGCTCTCGTTCCTCGGGCTCGGCGTGCTGCCGCCGACGGCGACGTGGGGCAACATGCTCTCGGTCGCGTCGACGGGCTCGCTCTACACGATCGCCCCGTGGCTCGTGATCTTCCCGTCGGCCGCGCTCCTCGCCGTGACGCTCGCGTTCAACCTGCTCGGCGACTCGATCCGCGACGCTCTCGACCCCCGTCAGACACTCTTCGCCGGCCGCCGCCGGTTGGCCCGCAACCGCGCCGCGAAGCGCGCAGCACGCAGGAAGGCGAGCGCATGA
- a CDS encoding LLM class flavin-dependent oxidoreductase produces MRFGAGLWCLQATATAPRPHGRAYATLLDDARHLEQCGYESLWLSEHHFFYDGYCPSLLPVASAVLAATSTLRVGTGMMLMPLQDADRAARVAAGIAERHHGRLDVGMGLGYRDIEFDGKGLSRRDRVARLGAGIERMSELAVPAGAALWGGSATPKGAARLGSKGLGIVLSGANPLPLVAELAAAHAEGWESAGRPGGVKPPVAALRNVWLTSDPHERAAALDWQRASYVLYAGLGWSVAARDSTPTMDFLRDTDRAIEDAVATTIAGDAAEVIDGLEAVAAAGVDMTIFRVVLEGAPTEAVRSVLAGLADKVVPQLAGVAA; encoded by the coding sequence ATGAGATTCGGTGCCGGCCTCTGGTGCCTCCAAGCGACCGCGACGGCCCCTCGGCCGCACGGTCGGGCCTACGCGACCCTGCTGGATGACGCGCGGCACCTCGAGCAGTGCGGCTACGAGTCGCTGTGGCTCTCGGAGCACCACTTCTTCTACGACGGCTACTGCCCGTCGCTGCTTCCCGTCGCGTCGGCCGTGCTCGCGGCGACGTCGACGCTCCGCGTCGGCACGGGCATGATGCTCATGCCGCTGCAGGACGCCGACCGTGCGGCGCGCGTCGCCGCCGGCATCGCCGAGCGCCACCACGGCCGCCTCGATGTCGGCATGGGCCTCGGCTACCGCGACATCGAGTTCGACGGCAAGGGGCTCTCGCGCCGCGACCGGGTGGCGCGGCTCGGCGCGGGCATCGAGCGGATGTCGGAGCTCGCCGTTCCCGCGGGCGCGGCGCTCTGGGGCGGTTCGGCCACCCCGAAGGGAGCGGCCCGTCTCGGCTCGAAGGGCCTCGGCATCGTGCTGAGCGGCGCGAACCCGCTGCCGCTCGTCGCCGAGCTCGCCGCGGCGCACGCCGAGGGGTGGGAGTCGGCCGGTCGGCCCGGAGGGGTCAAGCCTCCCGTCGCCGCGCTCCGGAACGTCTGGCTCACGAGCGATCCGCACGAGCGCGCCGCGGCCCTCGACTGGCAGCGCGCGAGCTACGTGCTCTACGCCGGTCTCGGCTGGAGCGTCGCTGCTCGTGACTCGACCCCCACGATGGACTTCCTCCGCGACACCGATCGCGCGATCGAGGACGCCGTCGCGACGACGATCGCGGGAGATGCGGCCGAGGTCATCGACGGTCTCGAGGCCGTCGCCGCGGCGGGCGTCGACATGACGATCTTCCGCGTCGTGCTCGAGGGAGCGCCGACCGAAGCCGTTCGTTCGGTGCTCGCCGGTCTCGCCGACAAGGTCGTGCCGCAGCTCGCGGGGGTGGCCGCATGA
- a CDS encoding ABC transporter permease, translating to MIRFLSRRVISGILTLIAISAIMFLLFYVAPNDPARTIAGVQATNEQVELVRERLGLNLPVIDRYFLYMGGLLQGDLGYSFYNQQPVLDSILQRLPQTASIAIGGLTLALALGVTIGIGAARRPGSIRDRFSTVFVLSGLSVPTFVVGLLLLYLLFYQLTVLGLPIFPAAGYVDFATNPFEWARHLLLPWITVGFVSAATYARLTRSQLAGVLGEDYIRTARAKGLTEGKVVYKHGMRSALTPVVTQVSLDIAVLMGGLVVTEQIFGINGIGRLAIQSVNRGDQPVIIGTMLLASLFVVISSILVDIVYALLDSRVRVK from the coding sequence ATGATCCGCTTTCTCAGCAGGAGGGTGATCTCCGGCATCCTCACCCTCATCGCGATCAGCGCGATCATGTTCCTGCTCTTCTACGTCGCCCCCAACGACCCCGCGCGCACCATCGCGGGCGTGCAGGCGACGAACGAGCAGGTCGAGCTCGTGCGCGAGCGCCTGGGGCTCAACCTCCCCGTCATCGACCGCTACTTCCTCTACATGGGCGGGCTGCTGCAGGGCGACCTCGGCTACTCGTTCTACAACCAGCAGCCGGTGCTCGACTCGATCCTCCAGCGACTGCCGCAGACGGCGTCGATCGCGATCGGCGGACTCACCCTCGCCCTCGCGCTCGGCGTGACGATCGGAATCGGCGCCGCCCGTCGGCCCGGCTCGATCCGCGACCGCTTCAGCACCGTCTTCGTGCTGAGCGGGCTGAGCGTGCCGACCTTCGTCGTCGGCCTCCTCCTGCTCTACCTGCTCTTCTACCAGCTCACGGTGCTCGGCCTGCCGATCTTCCCCGCCGCGGGATACGTCGACTTCGCGACGAACCCGTTCGAGTGGGCGCGACACCTGCTGCTGCCGTGGATCACGGTCGGCTTCGTCTCGGCCGCGACCTACGCGAGGCTCACCCGCAGCCAGCTCGCGGGCGTGCTCGGCGAGGACTACATCCGCACCGCTCGCGCCAAGGGCCTCACCGAGGGCAAGGTCGTCTACAAGCACGGCATGCGGAGCGCCCTCACGCCCGTCGTCACGCAGGTGAGCCTCGACATCGCCGTGCTCATGGGCGGTCTCGTCGTCACCGAGCAGATCTTCGGCATCAACGGCATCGGCCGACTCGCGATCCAATCGGTCAACCGTGGCGACCAGCCCGTCATCATCGGAACGATGCTGCTCGCCTCGCTCTTCGTCGTGATCTCGTCGATCCTCGTCGACATCGTGTACGCCCTGCTCGACTCGCGCGTGCGAGTCAAGTGA
- a CDS encoding PPOX class F420-dependent oxidoreductase — protein MLSDAARTLAKGKNFASLTTLRKDGSPTAQVMWVDCDDEHILINTEVHRLKYKHMKRDPRVTVLIIDQENPYSYAEVRGEVVEFIGGDAARAHIDELSELYFGRPYKPEQIESERVICKIKPVA, from the coding sequence GTGCTCAGTGACGCCGCGCGCACTCTCGCGAAGGGTAAGAACTTCGCCTCGCTCACGACGCTCAGGAAGGACGGCTCGCCGACCGCCCAGGTCATGTGGGTCGATTGCGACGACGAGCACATCCTCATCAACACCGAGGTGCACCGGCTGAAGTACAAGCACATGAAGCGCGACCCCCGCGTCACGGTGCTCATCATCGACCAGGAGAACCCGTACTCGTACGCTGAGGTGCGCGGCGAAGTCGTCGAATTCATCGGCGGCGACGCAGCCCGGGCCCACATTGACGAGCTCTCGGAGCTGTACTTCGGGCGGCCGTACAAGCCCGAGCAGATCGAGAGCGAACGAGTCATCTGCAAGATCAAGCCCGTCGCGTAG
- a CDS encoding LLM class flavin-dependent oxidoreductase — translation MRIGLVLPERDAVALARAADAAGLAAVLVDAGDSSAALAAEVAALTTYTRLIVPVLLGSEHPVTLAEEIAVIDQLSGGRVIALVDTAGLSAAEAAEDLGLLREAWSSRWITHDGPRWTVPARLHGESSPEAIAVTPSPAQLEVPVWLRGSAAEELAGATGLPRLGETGLDPASVDRHRPAPVLLPLSGALDDDRRAIHDAVASGASIALVSLEHADAGAIEQHVARYLVPEAAMPVFPRIIAESRWPARWPGIAGSDAGEPGFNPPRTVSSNRDALDID, via the coding sequence ATGAGGATCGGACTCGTCCTTCCCGAGCGCGACGCCGTCGCCCTCGCTCGCGCCGCGGACGCCGCGGGTCTCGCCGCCGTCCTCGTCGACGCCGGTGATTCGTCGGCGGCCCTCGCCGCCGAGGTCGCCGCGCTCACGACGTACACGCGCCTCATCGTTCCCGTGTTGCTCGGCTCGGAGCACCCCGTGACCCTCGCCGAGGAGATCGCCGTCATCGACCAGCTCTCGGGCGGGCGGGTCATCGCGCTCGTCGACACGGCAGGACTCTCCGCTGCGGAGGCGGCCGAAGACCTCGGACTGCTGCGCGAGGCGTGGTCGTCGCGCTGGATCACCCACGACGGACCGCGCTGGACGGTGCCCGCAAGGCTCCACGGCGAGTCGTCGCCCGAGGCGATCGCCGTGACGCCCTCGCCCGCGCAGCTCGAGGTGCCCGTGTGGCTGCGCGGCTCGGCCGCGGAGGAACTCGCGGGCGCCACGGGGTTGCCTCGGCTCGGCGAGACCGGCCTCGACCCGGCATCCGTCGACCGGCACCGACCCGCGCCCGTGCTGCTGCCGCTCAGCGGTGCGCTCGACGACGATCGCCGGGCGATCCACGACGCCGTCGCGTCGGGCGCGTCGATCGCGCTCGTCTCCCTCGAGCACGCGGATGCCGGCGCGATCGAACAGCACGTCGCCCGCTACCTCGTGCCCGAGGCGGCGATGCCCGTCTTCCCGCGCATCATCGCCGAGTCGCGGTGGCCCGCGCGCTGGCCCGGCATCGCCGGATCGGATGCGGGCGAGCCCGGATTCAACCCGCCGCGGACCGTGTCGTCGAATCGTGATGCACTCGATATCGATTGA
- a CDS encoding ABC transporter substrate-binding protein has product MRHRSRVGLAVTAIALPALLLTACTPPADGGGDAGGDATTGGTLKLAGNSDVLYLDPAASYSAPDYQIHRALTRTLFAQIPGEGDSDATEIVPDLALEIPTRENGGISEDGTVYTVELQEGVEFDAPDGAREIVADDVVLAAKRICNPVAPSNALSYFTDTIVGLADYCTGFSTVEPTVEAIRAYVEGNDIAGVQAIDERTVQFTITQPAADFIDIMALGVFLAPQPVEYLDYLPDSPELRQNIISSGPYRITSYTPDQSYSLERNPVWKADLDPVRTANVDAIEIAMGQDAAAVQQQLEAGTVDMQWADTVTPTASVPALLASNDERLVIGGDGAIRPYVVINTLSPNADGAFGKTEVRQALNFAVDRSAVQQILGGPGLAAVATQILPPEVLGDPQANVLDVPEEGDPEVAKQMLADAGYPDGVPVRLLYRETEPYASIAAAMQQDLQAAGFQVEMKVTTQNAFYSEFLLNQDITEAGEWDIAIAAWSADYFGGRPYLVPMLDGRGYAAGSPNFGGWNNDEFNSLVDQALAAETPEEANDFWIAADAVATEDAAWIPITFARTPVFHSSRVGGFEYLAWTKNGDVTNVWITG; this is encoded by the coding sequence ATGCGTCACCGATCACGAGTGGGCCTGGCGGTCACCGCCATCGCACTGCCCGCACTCCTCCTCACCGCTTGCACACCCCCCGCCGACGGCGGTGGAGACGCCGGTGGCGACGCCACCACGGGTGGCACCCTGAAGCTCGCCGGCAACTCCGACGTGCTCTACCTCGACCCCGCCGCCTCGTACTCGGCGCCCGACTACCAGATCCACCGCGCGCTCACCCGCACGCTCTTCGCGCAGATCCCCGGCGAGGGCGACTCCGACGCGACCGAGATCGTGCCCGACCTCGCGCTCGAGATCCCGACGCGCGAGAACGGCGGCATCTCCGAGGACGGCACCGTCTACACCGTCGAGCTGCAGGAGGGTGTCGAGTTCGACGCCCCCGACGGCGCCCGCGAGATCGTCGCCGACGACGTCGTGCTCGCCGCGAAGCGCATCTGCAACCCGGTGGCGCCGTCGAACGCGCTCTCGTACTTCACCGACACGATCGTCGGCCTCGCCGACTACTGCACGGGCTTCTCGACCGTCGAGCCGACCGTCGAGGCCATCCGCGCCTACGTCGAGGGCAACGACATCGCCGGAGTCCAGGCGATCGACGAGCGCACCGTGCAGTTCACGATCACGCAGCCCGCGGCCGACTTCATCGATATCATGGCCCTCGGCGTGTTCCTCGCGCCGCAGCCCGTCGAGTACCTCGACTACCTGCCCGACTCGCCCGAGCTGCGCCAGAACATCATCTCGAGCGGCCCGTACCGCATCACGTCGTACACGCCCGACCAGAGCTACTCGCTCGAGCGGAACCCCGTGTGGAAGGCCGACCTCGACCCCGTGCGCACGGCCAACGTCGACGCGATCGAGATCGCCATGGGCCAGGACGCCGCAGCGGTCCAGCAGCAGCTCGAGGCCGGAACGGTCGACATGCAGTGGGCCGACACCGTGACCCCCACGGCATCGGTGCCCGCACTCCTCGCCTCGAACGACGAGCGACTCGTCATCGGTGGCGACGGCGCGATCCGTCCCTACGTCGTCATCAACACGCTGAGCCCGAACGCCGATGGCGCCTTCGGAAAGACCGAGGTCCGTCAGGCGCTCAACTTCGCCGTCGACCGCTCGGCCGTCCAGCAGATCCTCGGCGGACCCGGCCTCGCGGCCGTCGCCACGCAGATCCTGCCCCCCGAGGTGCTCGGCGACCCGCAGGCCAACGTGCTCGACGTTCCCGAAGAGGGCGACCCCGAGGTCGCGAAGCAGATGCTCGCCGACGCCGGCTACCCCGACGGCGTTCCGGTTCGACTCCTCTACCGCGAGACCGAGCCCTACGCATCGATCGCCGCAGCCATGCAGCAGGACCTCCAGGCCGCGGGCTTCCAGGTCGAGATGAAGGTCACGACCCAGAACGCGTTCTACAGCGAGTTCCTCCTCAACCAGGACATCACCGAGGCCGGCGAGTGGGACATCGCCATCGCCGCGTGGAGCGCCGACTACTTCGGTGGACGCCCCTACCTCGTGCCGATGCTCGACGGTCGCGGCTACGCGGCGGGCTCGCCGAACTTCGGCGGCTGGAACAACGACGAGTTCAACTCGCTCGTCGACCAGGCCCTCGCGGCGGAGACGCCCGAAGAGGCGAACGACTTCTGGATCGCGGCCGATGCCGTCGCGACCGAGGACGCCGCCTGGATTCCGATCACGTTCGCCCGTACCCCGGTCTTCCACTCGAGCCGCGTCGGCGGATTCGAGTACCTGGCCTGGACCAAGAACGGCGACGTGACCAACGTCTGGATCACCGGCTAA
- a CDS encoding dipeptide ABC transporter ATP-binding protein gives MLLSVTDLDVSFDTGDGRLHAVRGISFELDRGQTLGVVGESGSGKSVSTQAMVGLSGGAIVSGSAVFQGRDLLTMGEADLRSVRGKEIGMVFQDPLSSLHPQFRIGAQIAEAIRVHEKSSPKLLRSRVVDVLAEVGIPNPEKRIDDYPHQFSGGMRQRVMIGLALALRPALLVADEPTTALDVTVQAQLLELMNDLQREHGTAILMITHDLGVVAGVADRVMTMYGGRIVERGSRADVLVRPHHPYTRGLLASVPRVGSQRTVLQSIPGNPPSLLVEQPGCPFASRCALVHDACLDGFPDEKQIGAGHRSACVLPASEAGPVILPVHAPVAAVAAAERDLLARIDDVRITFDGARKGALGLKKDTVVAVDGVSLDIPRGGTLGIVGESGSGKSTLARALTGLIPLSGGTVEFEGRDISSLRRDERRALRRDVQMVFQDPYGSLNQQRRVGSIIADPLVIHDAAGPQGLRARVQELMELVGLNPEHYNRFPAEFSGGQRQRIGIARALALNPKLIVCDEPVSALDVSIQAQILNLLGSLQSELGLTYVFIAHDLAVVEHIADTVAVMYRGKVVEYGTVDEIYSSPREEYTRTLLAAAPHVDTASAAESRFTPREASA, from the coding sequence GTGCTGCTCAGCGTCACTGATCTCGACGTCTCGTTCGACACGGGCGACGGACGACTACATGCCGTGCGTGGCATCTCCTTCGAACTCGATCGGGGGCAGACCCTCGGCGTCGTGGGCGAGTCCGGTTCGGGCAAGTCGGTCAGCACCCAGGCGATGGTCGGTCTCTCGGGAGGGGCCATCGTCTCGGGGAGCGCCGTCTTCCAGGGCCGCGACCTGCTCACGATGGGCGAAGCGGACCTCCGCTCCGTCCGGGGCAAGGAGATCGGCATGGTCTTCCAGGACCCGCTCTCCTCGCTCCACCCCCAGTTCCGCATCGGCGCGCAGATCGCCGAGGCGATCCGGGTGCACGAGAAGTCGTCGCCGAAGCTGCTCCGCTCCCGCGTCGTCGACGTGCTCGCCGAGGTCGGCATCCCGAACCCCGAGAAGCGCATCGACGACTACCCGCACCAGTTCTCGGGCGGTATGCGTCAGCGCGTCATGATCGGTCTCGCGCTCGCCCTGCGGCCCGCGCTCCTCGTCGCCGATGAACCGACGACGGCGCTCGACGTCACCGTGCAGGCTCAGCTGCTCGAGCTCATGAACGACCTGCAGCGCGAGCACGGCACGGCGATCCTCATGATCACGCACGACCTCGGCGTCGTCGCGGGCGTCGCCGACCGCGTCATGACCATGTACGGCGGTCGCATCGTCGAGCGCGGCTCACGCGCCGACGTGCTCGTGCGGCCGCACCACCCCTATACGCGCGGCCTGCTCGCTTCCGTTCCGCGCGTCGGTTCGCAGCGCACCGTGCTGCAGTCGATCCCCGGCAACCCGCCGAGCCTCCTCGTCGAGCAGCCCGGCTGCCCGTTCGCCTCGCGCTGCGCCCTCGTCCACGACGCGTGCCTCGACGGATTCCCCGACGAGAAGCAGATCGGTGCAGGGCATCGCTCGGCGTGCGTGCTGCCGGCGTCGGAGGCCGGCCCCGTCATCCTGCCCGTGCACGCCCCGGTCGCCGCCGTCGCCGCCGCCGAGCGCGACCTGCTCGCGCGCATCGACGACGTGCGCATCACGTTCGACGGCGCCCGCAAGGGTGCCCTCGGCCTGAAGAAAGACACGGTCGTCGCCGTCGACGGCGTGAGCCTCGATATCCCCCGCGGCGGCACGCTCGGCATCGTCGGCGAATCGGGCTCGGGCAAGTCGACGCTCGCCCGCGCGCTCACGGGGCTCATCCCGCTCTCGGGCGGCACGGTCGAGTTCGAGGGCCGCGACATCTCGAGCCTGCGCCGCGACGAGCGCCGCGCGCTCCGCCGCGACGTGCAGATGGTCTTCCAAGACCCGTACGGTTCGCTCAACCAGCAGCGACGCGTCGGCTCGATCATCGCCGACCCCCTCGTCATCCACGACGCCGCGGGACCGCAGGGCCTCCGCGCCCGCGTGCAGGAGCTCATGGAACTCGTGGGACTCAACCCCGAGCACTACAACCGCTTCCCCGCCGAGTTCTCGGGCGGTCAGCGGCAGCGCATCGGCATCGCCCGCGCGCTCGCGCTCAACCCCAAGCTCATCGTGTGCGACGAGCCCGTCTCGGCGCTCGACGTCTCGATCCAGGCGCAGATCCTCAACCTCCTCGGCTCGCTGCAGTCGGAGCTCGGGCTCACCTACGTCTTCATCGCCCACGACCTCGCCGTCGTCGAGCACATCGCCGACACCGTCGCCGTCATGTACCGCGGCAAGGTCGTCGAGTACGGCACGGTCGACGAGATCTACTCGTCGCCGCGCGAGGAGTACACCCGCACCCTGCTCGCGGCGGCGCCCCACGTCGACACGGCCTCGGCCGCCGAGAGCCGCTTCACGCCCCGGGAGGCCAGCGCATGA